One segment of Alistipes finegoldii DSM 17242 DNA contains the following:
- a CDS encoding BT_3987 domain-containing protein, whose amino-acid sequence MKLIHKYLILGVAAAGAFTACDNYDADDHKFDNVVYLDVSKTDEVQPATFSNNTPTVEKPIQATLAYPEGQDVAVSLTVDPSLVATYNARYGSDWKMLDAKYYELSSDNVTIHAGKTASEVVTLRLKGLMGEGEQQTGALPIDETYLLPVRISHSSMSVLKGSEAAYYVVKRSSAITVAAQLTDNWIEFPSLDKYGDNSMPWNKLRAMTYEALIYIDDFALTDIQGNPVSISTVMGEEDYALLRIGDTNFEREQLQFDGSGVGFGKFPGRDNTKVLQKGYWYHVACTYDQNTRVVRVYVNGRIQSEATEMGPAALDDKNFIHLARRALYDLWDNETDPGKKDQYKTLGYDTYSEARQFFISYSYNDYRPLNGKIAEARVWSVARTPEQIWENMYNVENPKDDPTLLGYWKFNDGKGNTVKDYSRYGNDGQAKYDLKWPDGIEIPKINEVEE is encoded by the coding sequence ATGAAATTAATACATAAATATCTCATACTGGGCGTTGCGGCAGCGGGGGCCTTTACGGCCTGCGATAACTATGATGCCGATGACCACAAGTTCGACAATGTCGTGTACCTCGACGTGTCGAAGACCGACGAGGTGCAGCCGGCCACCTTCAGCAACAATACGCCCACGGTCGAAAAGCCGATTCAGGCGACGCTGGCCTATCCCGAAGGGCAGGACGTCGCGGTGTCGCTCACGGTGGACCCGTCGCTCGTGGCGACCTACAACGCCCGCTACGGTTCGGACTGGAAAATGCTCGACGCGAAGTATTACGAGCTGTCGTCCGACAACGTGACCATCCATGCCGGCAAGACCGCGTCGGAGGTGGTGACGCTCCGCCTGAAAGGGCTGATGGGCGAAGGCGAACAGCAGACCGGCGCGCTGCCCATCGACGAGACCTACCTGCTGCCGGTGCGCATCTCCCATTCGTCGATGTCGGTGCTGAAAGGCTCCGAGGCCGCCTATTATGTCGTCAAACGCTCTTCGGCCATCACCGTCGCGGCGCAGCTTACGGACAACTGGATCGAATTCCCGTCGCTCGACAAGTACGGCGACAACAGCATGCCGTGGAATAAACTCCGGGCCATGACCTACGAAGCGCTGATCTACATCGACGATTTCGCGCTGACCGACATTCAGGGCAATCCGGTGAGCATTTCGACCGTGATGGGCGAGGAGGACTATGCGCTGCTGCGTATCGGCGACACGAATTTCGAACGCGAACAGCTGCAGTTCGACGGTTCGGGCGTCGGATTCGGCAAATTCCCCGGACGCGACAACACGAAGGTCCTCCAGAAGGGTTACTGGTATCATGTCGCCTGCACTTACGACCAGAACACCCGCGTCGTGCGTGTCTATGTCAACGGCAGGATACAGAGCGAGGCGACCGAGATGGGGCCGGCCGCACTGGACGACAAGAACTTCATCCATCTGGCCCGCCGTGCGCTGTACGACCTGTGGGACAACGAGACCGATCCGGGCAAGAAGGATCAGTACAAGACGCTCGGCTACGATACGTATAGCGAAGCCCGCCAGTTCTTTATCAGTTATTCGTACAACGACTACCGTCCGCTGAACGGCAAGATCGCCGAGGCGCGCGTCTGGTCCGTCGCCCGCACTCCCGAACAGATCTGGGAGAACATGTACAACGTCGAGAACCCGAAGGACGACCCGACGCTGCTCGGTTACTGGAAATTCAACGACGGCAAGGGCAATACGGTGAAGGATTACTCGCGCTACGGCAACGACGGTCAGGCGAAATACGACCTGAAGTGGCCCGACGGCATCGAGATTCCGAAAATTAATGAAGTGGAGGAATAA
- a CDS encoding glycoside hydrolase family 18, translated as MKQHRIIRFSGLFLLLGVLFGLAACNDWTEMEAVDNNVKKPWEQDPALWAEYTAALRDYKKSEHFIVYARLHNSPEPAASEKDFMRCLPDSLDIVALTNADNFSRYDAEDMAVMREKGTKVLWQVDYAGRAAEFADAAKLGAWLDRIVSSVAANGMDGYSFTGIPNAGDPAAVQAAALIVSKLSADESKLLVFEGNPLFVAEADRAKVDYFILDTEKTEDVGDVKLQILNATGYAAVPASKLLLAAEAGAPLKDEDRVEYAAVEEMSRRVIAYGPLRGLGAYNIGNDYYNADMNYKMIRQAIQTLNPSK; from the coding sequence ATGAAACAGCACAGAATAATACGTTTCTCCGGTTTGTTCCTGCTCCTCGGCGTACTCTTCGGCCTTGCCGCCTGCAATGACTGGACCGAGATGGAGGCCGTGGACAACAACGTGAAGAAACCGTGGGAGCAGGACCCGGCCTTGTGGGCGGAATATACGGCCGCTCTGCGGGACTATAAAAAGAGCGAGCATTTCATCGTCTACGCCCGCCTGCACAACTCGCCCGAACCGGCGGCCAGCGAGAAGGACTTCATGCGCTGCCTGCCCGATTCGCTCGATATCGTGGCGCTGACCAATGCCGACAATTTCTCGCGTTACGATGCCGAGGATATGGCCGTCATGCGCGAGAAAGGCACGAAAGTGCTCTGGCAGGTGGACTATGCCGGACGTGCCGCCGAATTCGCCGACGCCGCGAAACTGGGCGCATGGCTCGACCGGATCGTGTCGTCCGTCGCCGCCAACGGCATGGACGGCTATTCGTTCACTGGGATTCCCAACGCCGGCGATCCGGCAGCGGTGCAGGCCGCAGCGCTGATCGTCTCGAAACTCTCGGCCGACGAGAGCAAGCTGCTCGTCTTCGAGGGCAATCCGCTCTTCGTCGCCGAAGCGGACCGTGCGAAGGTGGATTATTTCATCCTCGACACCGAGAAAACCGAAGATGTCGGCGACGTGAAGCTGCAGATACTCAACGCCACGGGTTACGCGGCCGTTCCGGCTTCGAAACTCCTGCTGGCGGCCGAGGCCGGAGCGCCCCTCAAGGACGAAGACCGCGTGGAGTATGCCGCTGTCGAGGAGATGTCGCGCCGCGTGATAGCCTACGGTCCGTTGCGCGGACTGGGGGCCTACAACATCGGCAACGACTACTACAATGCGGACATGAACTACAAAATGATCCGTCAGGCCATCCAGACGCTTAATCCTTCTAAATAA
- a CDS encoding SusD/RagB family nutrient-binding outer membrane lipoprotein — protein MKKINAYMQLLLLSVVLLSISCTGDFENMNRNPNEVTDGQMDALNYKIGTKFQSLQGLVVPVQEHMYQFNESLSGGPFGGYIGATVDSWLTKFETFNPSADWRKWPFANVITETYTPWRGIVTGTDDEVAVAFAKLLRVAIMHRVTDSYGPIPYSNLETNESITVKYDKQEEVYMKMFGELDEAIAAFAANTTLPAEAFSRYDRVYGGNIAQWLKYANSLKLRMAMRLSEVKPDVARTKAAEAIAAGVITANADNAAMHAAENRTTLIYNDWGDHRVGADILCYMTGYEDPRLEKMFLPNDKGDYVGIRIGIDVTSKSQAQAKYSNMIVTSSTPYLWINAAEVAFLKAEYELRWGTKDAAKALYEQAIRLSFEDKGAKDADAYIADKTRKPAAYNDPLGNYSATALSSITIAWEDDSAEGADKAAIKERNLERIITQKWIAIFPLGVEAWSEHRRTGYPRLLPAVEDKSGGTVDLAQGARRLPYPVEEYDKNNANLQEAVQMLNSESQGSRKGDGMGTRVWWDVKPYNN, from the coding sequence ATGAAAAAGATAAATGCATACATGCAGCTACTGCTGCTTTCGGTAGTGCTGCTCAGCATTTCGTGTACGGGCGATTTCGAGAACATGAATCGCAATCCGAACGAGGTGACCGACGGGCAGATGGATGCCCTGAACTACAAGATCGGCACGAAATTCCAGTCGCTGCAGGGACTCGTGGTTCCCGTGCAGGAGCATATGTACCAGTTCAACGAAAGCCTGTCGGGCGGTCCGTTCGGCGGCTATATCGGAGCGACGGTAGACAGCTGGCTCACGAAGTTCGAGACCTTCAATCCTTCGGCCGACTGGCGCAAATGGCCGTTCGCCAACGTGATTACCGAGACTTACACGCCGTGGCGCGGCATCGTCACCGGTACGGACGATGAGGTGGCCGTCGCTTTCGCCAAACTGTTGCGCGTGGCGATCATGCACCGCGTCACCGACTCCTACGGGCCTATTCCCTATTCGAACCTCGAAACCAACGAGTCGATTACGGTGAAGTACGACAAGCAGGAGGAGGTCTATATGAAGATGTTCGGGGAGCTGGACGAGGCGATCGCCGCCTTCGCCGCCAATACGACGCTTCCGGCCGAGGCTTTCAGCCGCTACGACCGGGTCTACGGCGGCAATATCGCCCAGTGGCTCAAATATGCCAATTCGCTCAAGCTGCGCATGGCGATGCGCCTTAGCGAAGTGAAGCCCGACGTCGCCCGGACGAAGGCTGCCGAAGCCATCGCCGCAGGCGTCATCACGGCCAATGCCGACAACGCGGCCATGCACGCCGCCGAGAACCGCACGACGCTGATCTACAACGACTGGGGCGACCACCGCGTCGGCGCCGACATTCTCTGCTACATGACCGGTTACGAAGACCCGCGTCTCGAAAAGATGTTCCTGCCCAACGACAAGGGCGATTACGTGGGCATCCGCATCGGCATCGACGTCACGAGCAAATCGCAGGCGCAGGCCAAGTATTCGAACATGATCGTTACCAGTTCGACGCCTTACCTGTGGATCAACGCGGCGGAGGTGGCTTTCCTCAAGGCCGAATACGAGCTGCGCTGGGGAACGAAGGATGCCGCCAAGGCGCTCTACGAGCAGGCGATCCGCCTCTCGTTCGAGGACAAGGGCGCCAAGGATGCCGATGCCTATATCGCCGACAAGACCAGAAAACCTGCGGCCTATAACGATCCGCTGGGCAATTACAGCGCGACCGCCCTGAGTTCGATCACCATCGCATGGGAGGACGATTCCGCCGAAGGCGCCGACAAGGCGGCCATCAAAGAGCGCAATCTGGAGCGTATCATCACCCAGAAATGGATCGCCATCTTCCCGCTGGGCGTCGAGGCGTGGTCCGAGCACCGTCGCACGGGGTATCCGCGCCTGCTGCCCGCCGTCGAGGACAAGTCGGGCGGTACGGTGGATCTGGCTCAGGGCGCCCGCCGTCTGCCTTATCCCGTCGAGGAATACGACAAGAACAACGCCAATCTTCAGGAAGCCGTACAGATGCTTAACAGCGAGTCGCAGGGCAGCCGCAAGGGCGACGGCATGGGAACCCGCGTATGGTGGGACGTGAAACCTTATAACAACTAA